The Micromonospora sp. M71_S20 genome has a window encoding:
- a CDS encoding SDR family oxidoreductase — MSEDQHTQQDPTSQYGQQEGQPKQQQTPPGSTQEMTPKPDHGEESYRGSGKLDGRRAVITGGDSGIGRAIAIAYAREGADVLISYLSEEEDADARETVRLVEEAGRKGIAVRGDITDEGHCQELIDRAVRDLGGIDVLVNNAAYQMAQDKGILGISDEQFDRVLKTNLYAMFWLCRAAVPHMAEGSAIINTSSIQAFDPSPQLLDYATTKAGIANFTKALAADLAERGIRVNAVAPGPIWTPLIPATMPNEKVEKFGQDTPEGRPGQPAELAPAYVFFASQESSYVTGEILGVTGGRPTK; from the coding sequence GTGAGCGAGGACCAGCACACCCAGCAGGACCCCACCAGCCAGTACGGCCAGCAGGAGGGACAACCGAAGCAGCAGCAGACGCCGCCCGGCTCGACTCAGGAGATGACCCCGAAGCCGGACCACGGCGAGGAGTCGTACCGCGGCAGCGGCAAGCTCGACGGCCGGCGGGCGGTGATCACCGGTGGTGACTCCGGCATCGGCCGCGCGATCGCCATCGCGTACGCCCGGGAGGGCGCCGACGTGCTGATCTCCTACCTCAGCGAGGAGGAGGACGCCGACGCCCGCGAGACCGTCCGGCTGGTCGAGGAGGCCGGCCGCAAGGGCATCGCGGTACGCGGGGACATCACCGACGAGGGGCACTGCCAGGAGCTGATCGATCGGGCCGTGCGTGACCTCGGCGGGATCGACGTCCTGGTCAACAACGCGGCCTACCAGATGGCACAGGACAAGGGCATCCTCGGCATCAGCGACGAGCAGTTCGACCGGGTGCTGAAGACCAACCTGTACGCGATGTTCTGGCTCTGCCGGGCGGCCGTGCCGCACATGGCCGAGGGTTCGGCGATCATCAACACCTCGTCGATCCAGGCGTTCGACCCGTCGCCGCAGCTGCTGGACTACGCCACCACCAAGGCGGGGATCGCCAACTTTACCAAGGCGCTCGCCGCCGACCTGGCCGAGCGGGGGATCCGGGTGAACGCGGTGGCGCCGGGCCCGATCTGGACGCCGCTGATCCCGGCGACGATGCCGAACGAGAAGGTCGAGAAGTTCGGCCAGGACACCCCGGAGGGACGCCCCGGCCAGCCGGCCGAGCTGGCCCCGGCGTACGTCTTCTTCGCCTCCCAGGAGTCCAGCTACGTCACCGGCGAGATCCTCGGCGTCACGGGCGGCCGCCCCACAAAGTGA
- a CDS encoding geranylgeranyl reductase family protein — protein MIVWDLAVVGAGPAGLSAAHAAARAGVRTLVVERAAHPRYKTCGGGLIGTSLAAVAGRIEVPAHDRVDRVTFTRDGRRRFTRRHRSGPLVSMVRREEFDDRLRAAAVAAGAEVRERVAVRAVEQDPDVVRLRLADGDTVHARAVVGADGSSGVTARHVGVRHRQVDLGLELELPVPPEEQARWRGRLLLDWGPLPGSYAWVFPKGDRLTVGVIAARGEGERTRAYLRGFVDRLGLSGVEPAHDSGHLTRCRAEDSPLRRGRVLVTGDAAGLLEPWSREGISYALRSGELAGAAVAAGDLAGYDGAVARDLVPSMRAGHRLLDVFARRPGVFHALLATPPGWRMFVRFCQGRASFDETLRRAPVRAALALLDRPPGG, from the coding sequence GTGATCGTCTGGGATCTCGCCGTCGTCGGCGCCGGCCCCGCCGGGCTCTCCGCCGCCCACGCCGCCGCCCGCGCGGGCGTGCGCACGCTGGTCGTGGAGCGCGCCGCGCACCCGCGTTACAAGACCTGCGGGGGCGGTCTGATCGGCACCTCGCTCGCGGCGGTGGCCGGTCGGATCGAGGTGCCCGCGCACGACCGGGTCGACCGGGTGACGTTCACGCGCGACGGGCGACGCCGGTTCACCCGCCGCCATCGGAGCGGTCCGCTGGTGAGCATGGTGCGCCGGGAGGAGTTCGACGACCGGCTGCGTGCCGCCGCGGTCGCCGCGGGTGCCGAGGTGCGCGAGCGCGTCGCGGTCCGCGCGGTCGAGCAGGACCCCGACGTCGTACGCCTCAGACTCGCCGACGGGGACACCGTCCATGCGCGGGCGGTGGTCGGGGCGGACGGCTCCTCGGGAGTGACCGCCCGGCACGTGGGGGTGCGCCACCGGCAGGTGGACCTGGGGCTGGAACTGGAGCTGCCCGTGCCGCCGGAGGAGCAGGCCCGCTGGCGGGGCCGCCTCCTGCTGGACTGGGGTCCGCTGCCCGGCTCGTACGCCTGGGTCTTCCCGAAGGGCGACCGGCTGACGGTCGGGGTGATTGCCGCCCGGGGTGAGGGGGAGCGGACCAGGGCCTATCTGCGCGGGTTCGTCGACCGGCTGGGCCTGTCCGGGGTGGAGCCGGCGCACGACTCCGGCCATCTGACCCGCTGCCGGGCCGAGGATTCGCCGCTGCGTCGGGGCCGGGTGCTGGTCACGGGCGACGCGGCGGGGCTGCTGGAGCCGTGGAGCCGGGAGGGGATCAGCTACGCGCTGCGGTCCGGGGAGCTGGCGGGCGCGGCGGTCGCCGCGGGTGACCTGGCGGGCTACGACGGCGCGGTCGCGCGGGACCTGGTGCCGTCGATGCGTGCCGGGCACCGGCTGCTCGACGTGTTCGCCCGGCGGCCGGGAGTCTTCCATGCGTTGTTGGCCACGCCGCCGGGCTGGCGGATGTTCGTGCGGTTCTGCCAGGGCCGGGCGAGCTTCGACGAGACGTTGCGCCGCGCTCCCGTGCGGGCGGCGCTGGCGCTGCTGGACCGGCCGCCGGGCGGCTGA
- a CDS encoding bifunctional UDP-sugar hydrolase/5'-nucleotidase, with the protein MTSPSGPSRRTVLAAAAAAASVPLIAATPAQAAGAARSRTWDLTILGTSDTHGNVYNWDYYSDAEYDDSKHNDVGVAKLAALVKQIRAERRGRATLVLDAGDTIQGTPLATFYAKQEPITTTGATHPMANAMNVLGYDAVTLGNHEFNYGLPLLAKWISQLGFPALAANAVNVATGKPAFLPFIIKKVSVGFAAPPLRVGILGLTNPGSAIWDRANVEGKLRFDDMIATAAKYVPIMRARGADIVLISAHGGDSGTSSYGPELPIENPTALIAQQVPGIDAILFGHAHAEVAEKFVTNERTGEQVLLTEPSKWGQRLSRMDFSLARERGRWKITKKTAALLNTNTVAEDPKVLAAVRAQHQKTVAYVNQVVARSTVELSAAESRYRDTPILDFINHVQTEVVGQALAGTSYADLPVLSIAAPFSRTAVFPAGDVKIRDVAGLYVFDNTLEAVVLSGAEVRAYLEYSAKYFRTLAPGAPVDPAAISDPAVPDYNYDVFSGLEYDIDISKPVGQRVTRLVLPGTDTPVADNAQFVVAVNNYRRSGGGNFPGIVKTQVYNEQQEIRQLLIDWAQAKGTIDPADFYQPNWRLVREGVPVF; encoded by the coding sequence ATGACCTCTCCCTCCGGCCCGTCGCGTCGGACGGTGCTCGCCGCCGCGGCCGCGGCGGCGAGCGTCCCGCTGATCGCCGCCACCCCCGCCCAGGCGGCCGGCGCGGCCCGGTCGCGGACCTGGGACCTCACGATCCTCGGCACCTCGGACACCCACGGCAACGTCTACAACTGGGACTACTACTCCGACGCCGAGTACGACGACAGCAAGCACAACGACGTGGGCGTCGCCAAGCTGGCCGCGCTGGTCAAGCAGATCCGCGCCGAGCGGCGGGGCCGGGCGACGCTGGTGCTGGACGCCGGCGACACGATCCAGGGCACGCCGCTGGCCACCTTCTACGCCAAGCAGGAACCCATCACCACCACCGGTGCGACGCACCCGATGGCCAACGCGATGAACGTGCTCGGCTACGACGCCGTGACGCTGGGCAATCACGAGTTCAACTACGGCCTGCCGCTGCTGGCGAAGTGGATCTCGCAGCTGGGCTTCCCGGCGCTGGCCGCGAACGCCGTCAACGTCGCCACCGGCAAGCCGGCCTTCCTGCCGTTCATCATCAAGAAGGTCTCCGTCGGCTTCGCCGCACCGCCGCTGCGGGTCGGCATCCTCGGCCTGACCAACCCGGGCAGCGCGATCTGGGACAGGGCCAACGTCGAGGGCAAGCTGCGGTTCGACGACATGATCGCCACCGCCGCGAAGTACGTGCCGATCATGCGGGCGCGCGGCGCCGACATCGTGCTGATCTCCGCCCACGGCGGCGACAGCGGTACCTCCAGCTACGGCCCGGAGCTGCCGATCGAGAACCCGACGGCGCTGATCGCCCAGCAGGTCCCCGGCATCGACGCGATCCTGTTCGGCCACGCCCACGCCGAGGTCGCGGAGAAGTTCGTGACCAACGAGCGGACCGGCGAGCAGGTGCTGCTCACCGAGCCGTCGAAGTGGGGCCAGCGGCTGAGCCGGATGGACTTCAGCCTGGCCCGCGAGCGCGGCCGCTGGAAGATCACCAAGAAGACCGCCGCCCTGTTGAACACCAACACCGTGGCCGAGGACCCGAAGGTCCTCGCCGCCGTACGGGCGCAGCACCAGAAGACCGTGGCGTACGTCAACCAGGTCGTGGCCCGCTCCACCGTGGAGCTCTCGGCGGCGGAGAGCCGCTACCGGGACACCCCGATCCTTGACTTCATCAACCACGTGCAGACCGAGGTCGTCGGTCAGGCGCTGGCCGGCACCTCGTACGCGGACCTGCCGGTGCTGTCGATCGCGGCGCCGTTCAGCCGGACCGCGGTCTTCCCCGCCGGCGACGTGAAGATCCGCGACGTGGCCGGGCTGTACGTCTTCGACAACACCCTCGAGGCGGTCGTGCTCAGCGGCGCCGAGGTGCGCGCCTACCTGGAGTACTCGGCGAAGTACTTCCGGACCCTCGCCCCCGGCGCCCCGGTCGACCCGGCCGCGATCAGCGACCCGGCCGTGCCGGACTACAACTACGACGTCTTCTCCGGCCTGGAGTACGACATCGACATCTCCAAGCCGGTGGGGCAGCGCGTCACCCGCCTGGTGCTGCCCGGCACCGACACGCCGGTGGCGGACAACGCGCAGTTCGTGGTGGCGGTGAACAACTACCGGCGCAGCGGCGGCGGCAACTTCCCCGGCATCGTGAAGACCCAGGTCTACAACGAGCAGCAGGAGATCCGTCAGCTGCTGATCGACTGGGCGCAGGCCAAGGGCACCATCGACCCGGCGGACTTCTACCAGCCGAACTGGCGGCTCGTACGCGAGGGCGTGCCGGTCTTCTGA
- a CDS encoding MFS transporter gives MSPAGAPPPADATASADDRRRWQALGVGLVAAFMTLLDVSIVNVAVPSIDRALGASPSDLQWVLSGYALTFGLVLVSAGRFGDARGRRSAFVFGIGLFTLSSALAGLAASPGWLIAARLLQGAAAGVVNPQVTGLIQELFQGPERGRPFGLLGATIGISTAVGPLLGGLLIAIGGEAHGWRWVFFVNVPVGVLAVVLGWRLLPGRPAGPRDHRRLDPVGVLLLGVGVLLVLLPLVQQEWRGPAKWLLVPAGLLTLAGFGAWERWYGRRQEPLFDLRLFGFRSYTLGSLIALVYFGGFTAIFFIFTLYLQNGLGYSALVAGLAITPFALGSAAASALGGRIVNRFGRPLVAVGLLTVVVGLVAVVVVLDLAPRGAAVPWLTAAPLLVAGLGSGLVIAPNQTLTLSQVPVRQAGSGAGMLQTGQRIGSAAGIAAVGSLFFSSLAASGGNFSLAFRHSLLLAAGVIALALVAALVDVALGHRR, from the coding sequence ATGAGCCCGGCGGGTGCGCCGCCACCGGCCGACGCCACCGCGTCGGCGGACGACCGGCGCCGCTGGCAGGCCCTCGGGGTCGGGCTGGTCGCCGCCTTCATGACGCTGCTCGACGTGAGCATCGTCAACGTCGCCGTCCCGTCGATCGACCGCGCCCTCGGGGCCTCCCCCAGCGACCTGCAGTGGGTGCTCTCCGGGTACGCCCTGACGTTCGGGCTGGTGCTGGTCTCCGCCGGCCGCTTCGGCGACGCGCGCGGCCGGCGAAGCGCGTTCGTCTTCGGGATCGGCCTGTTCACGCTGTCCAGCGCGCTGGCCGGGCTGGCCGCCTCGCCCGGGTGGCTGATCGCGGCCCGGCTGCTCCAGGGTGCCGCCGCCGGGGTGGTCAACCCGCAGGTCACCGGGCTGATCCAGGAACTCTTCCAGGGGCCGGAGCGGGGTCGCCCGTTCGGGCTGCTCGGCGCCACCATCGGCATCTCCACGGCCGTCGGCCCGCTGCTCGGCGGCCTGCTGATCGCCATCGGCGGCGAGGCGCACGGCTGGCGGTGGGTGTTCTTCGTCAACGTGCCGGTCGGCGTTCTCGCGGTGGTCCTCGGCTGGCGGCTGCTCCCCGGCCGACCGGCCGGCCCACGGGACCACCGGCGGCTGGACCCCGTCGGGGTGCTGCTGCTCGGCGTCGGAGTGCTGCTCGTGCTGTTGCCGCTGGTGCAGCAGGAGTGGCGGGGCCCGGCGAAGTGGCTGCTCGTTCCGGCGGGGCTGCTCACCCTGGCCGGCTTCGGGGCGTGGGAACGGTGGTACGGCCGGCGCCAGGAACCGCTGTTCGACCTGCGGCTGTTCGGCTTCCGGTCGTACACCCTCGGGTCGCTGATCGCGCTCGTCTACTTCGGCGGGTTCACCGCGATCTTCTTCATCTTCACGCTCTATCTGCAGAACGGCCTCGGCTACAGCGCGCTGGTCGCCGGCCTGGCCATCACCCCGTTCGCGCTGGGCTCGGCCGCGGCGTCCGCGCTCGGTGGTCGCATCGTCAACCGCTTCGGGCGCCCCCTGGTCGCGGTCGGGCTGCTCACCGTGGTGGTCGGGCTCGTCGCGGTGGTCGTCGTACTCGACCTGGCCCCGAGAGGCGCCGCCGTGCCGTGGCTGACCGCGGCCCCCCTGCTGGTGGCCGGGCTGGGCAGCGGCCTGGTGATCGCGCCGAACCAGACGCTGACCCTGTCCCAGGTGCCGGTGCGGCAGGCGGGCAGCGGAGCGGGCATGCTCCAGACCGGCCAGCGGATCGGTTCCGCCGCCGGGATCGCCGCCGTCGGCTCGCTCTTCTTCTCCTCGCTGGCCGCCAGCGGTGGGAACTTCTCGCTCGCCTTCCGGCACTCGCTGCTGCTGGCCGCCGGCGTGATCGCGCTCGCGCTGGTCGCGGCCCTGGTCGACGTCGCCCTCGGCCACCGGCGGTGA
- a CDS encoding ABC-F family ATP-binding cassette domain-containing protein, whose translation MSLTPTSETMSLPATAGDAAHVRAHGVTVVRGSRRVLNDVSVTVSTRSRVAVVGENGRGKTTLLHVLAGLISPDEGTVHRAGTIGLARQELSARDGETVGTLTSAALAASLAALAALDEASLAVAAGDPGADDRYAAALEAATGLDAWDAERRLDVALEALGACTDRDCALSQLSVGQRYRVRLACLLGARHDVLLLDEPTNHLDADGLDFLTRRLREHEGGLAVVSHDRALLRDVADRFLDLDPTRDGTPRLYAGGYDAWQDARRREREAWEQDYEEQQAEHQRLQSAVSKARDRLSTGWRPDKGTGKHQRQSRAPGVVQALHRQQDALRAHRIDVPEPPPTLRWPDLSVRPGAPQLRAYGVAVDGRLAGTVDLTLDGGDRLLVTGANGAGKSTLLAVLAGALRPTQGRVWTAKEARIARIDQETAGHDPGLTAREVHARHVGRLVAGGVLRDADAVPLGALGLLDSDAMRTPVGRMSQGQQRRLDLALALAGRPGLILLDEPTNHLSSALVDELTDAIRATSAAVVVATHDRQLLRDLADWPRLEIGGRVAGHERR comes from the coding sequence TTGAGCCTCACCCCGACCTCCGAAACCATGTCCCTGCCCGCCACGGCGGGCGATGCCGCGCACGTCCGCGCCCACGGCGTCACCGTCGTCCGCGGCTCCCGGCGCGTCCTGAACGACGTGTCGGTGACCGTCTCCACCCGGTCCCGGGTCGCCGTCGTCGGCGAGAACGGCCGCGGCAAGACGACGCTGCTGCACGTCCTCGCCGGCCTGATCTCGCCCGACGAGGGCACCGTGCACCGGGCCGGCACGATCGGCCTGGCCCGTCAGGAGTTGTCCGCGCGTGACGGTGAGACCGTCGGCACCCTGACGTCGGCGGCGCTGGCCGCGTCGCTCGCGGCCCTCGCCGCGCTGGACGAGGCGTCGCTCGCCGTGGCCGCGGGCGATCCCGGTGCCGACGACCGCTATGCCGCCGCGCTCGAGGCCGCCACCGGGCTCGACGCGTGGGACGCCGAGCGCCGCCTCGATGTCGCCCTCGAGGCCCTCGGCGCGTGCACGGACCGCGACTGCGCGTTGTCGCAGCTCTCGGTCGGGCAGCGCTACCGGGTACGGCTGGCCTGCCTGCTCGGCGCGCGGCACGACGTGCTGCTGCTCGACGAGCCGACCAACCACCTCGACGCCGACGGGCTGGACTTCCTGACCCGCCGGCTGCGTGAGCACGAGGGCGGCCTCGCCGTCGTCAGCCACGACCGGGCGCTGCTACGCGACGTCGCGGACCGGTTCCTCGACCTCGACCCGACCCGCGACGGGACGCCGCGCCTGTACGCCGGCGGCTATGACGCCTGGCAGGACGCCCGGCGCCGCGAACGTGAGGCCTGGGAGCAGGACTACGAGGAGCAGCAGGCCGAGCACCAGCGGCTGCAGAGCGCGGTGTCCAAGGCTCGCGACCGGCTCTCCACCGGCTGGCGGCCGGACAAGGGGACCGGTAAACACCAGCGCCAGTCCCGCGCGCCGGGCGTCGTGCAGGCGCTGCACCGGCAGCAGGACGCCCTGCGGGCGCACCGGATCGACGTGCCCGAGCCGCCGCCGACCCTGCGGTGGCCCGACCTGAGCGTCCGGCCGGGTGCGCCACAGTTGCGGGCGTACGGCGTCGCCGTCGACGGGCGCCTGGCCGGAACGGTCGACCTCACCCTCGACGGCGGCGACCGGCTGCTGGTCACCGGGGCGAACGGTGCCGGGAAGTCCACGCTGCTCGCGGTGCTGGCCGGCGCGCTCCGGCCCACGCAGGGACGCGTCTGGACGGCGAAGGAGGCCCGGATCGCCCGGATCGACCAGGAGACCGCCGGGCACGACCCCGGCCTCACCGCCCGGGAGGTCCACGCCCGTCACGTGGGGCGGCTGGTGGCCGGCGGGGTGCTCCGCGACGCCGACGCCGTCCCGCTCGGGGCGCTCGGGCTGCTGGACTCCGACGCGATGCGCACGCCGGTCGGGCGGATGTCGCAGGGGCAGCAGCGGCGCCTCGACCTGGCGTTGGCGCTGGCCGGGCGGCCCGGGCTGATCCTGCTCGACGAGCCGACCAACCACCTGTCGTCGGCGCTGGTCGACGAGCTGACCGACGCGATCCGTGCCACGAGCGCCGCCGTCGTGGTCGCCACCCACGACCGGCAACTGCTGCGGGACCTCGCCGACTGGCCGCGTCTGGAGATCGGGGGTCGGGTCGCCGGCCACGAACGACGGTGA